One stretch of Rosistilla oblonga DNA includes these proteins:
- a CDS encoding DUF1501 domain-containing protein has translation MPAQTNSPADLLRDQTRRHFFSRCSMGLGSIALSSLMAERSQAEVAESSQNPMSPKPSHFPGKAKNVIFLFMAGGPTQLETFEYKPKLTELNGEPIPESLVAGKRFAFMDSSHRSNLLGPTQKFQQYGQNGTWVSDLLPHTAKIVDELTIVKTCKTDLFNHAPAKLFMNTGSGQFGRPSMGSWITYGLGSECDDLPGFLVLQSGPRGPRGGAVLWGSGVLPTTYQGVPLRSQGDPILNLSTPSSISDAQQRQLIDSVRELNLKRLVETGDQEIATRINAYELAYKMQSSAPELMDTTDESAETLELYGIKDPNESSYARNCLLARRLVERGVRCIQLYHTNWDHHGGPTENLQQHLPQNCKEIDQASAALVMDLKQRGLLEDTIVIWGGEFGRTPMGEVRQNTGRNHHIDAFTMWFAGGGFKPGLVYGETDEFGFGPIENPVHVHDIHATLLHLLGFDHHRLSVRFQGLDFRLTGVDPARVVHDLLA, from the coding sequence ATGCCAGCTCAAACGAACTCACCCGCCGATCTGCTTCGCGATCAAACGCGTCGCCACTTCTTCAGCCGCTGCTCGATGGGACTCGGTTCGATCGCGTTGTCGTCGCTGATGGCGGAACGTAGCCAGGCGGAAGTGGCAGAGAGTTCGCAGAACCCGATGTCGCCGAAGCCGAGCCACTTTCCGGGCAAAGCGAAAAACGTAATCTTCCTGTTCATGGCGGGCGGGCCAACTCAGCTGGAAACGTTTGAATACAAGCCAAAGTTGACCGAGCTGAATGGCGAGCCGATTCCCGAAAGCCTCGTCGCGGGAAAACGGTTTGCGTTTATGGACAGCAGCCACCGCAGCAATCTGCTTGGTCCCACGCAGAAGTTCCAACAGTATGGCCAAAACGGAACGTGGGTCAGCGATCTATTGCCGCATACAGCAAAGATCGTCGACGAATTGACGATCGTCAAAACCTGCAAGACCGATCTGTTTAATCACGCCCCGGCCAAGCTGTTTATGAACACCGGCAGCGGCCAGTTCGGGCGACCGAGCATGGGATCTTGGATCACATACGGTTTGGGGAGCGAGTGCGACGATCTACCCGGCTTCCTGGTGTTGCAAAGCGGACCGCGGGGGCCACGCGGCGGGGCGGTGCTGTGGGGAAGCGGCGTGCTGCCGACGACCTATCAAGGGGTGCCGCTGCGCAGCCAAGGCGATCCGATCCTGAATCTGTCGACGCCATCATCGATCAGCGACGCCCAGCAGCGGCAATTGATCGACAGCGTTCGCGAGCTGAACCTGAAGCGTTTGGTAGAAACCGGCGACCAAGAGATCGCGACGCGGATCAATGCTTACGAGCTAGCTTACAAGATGCAAAGCTCTGCCCCGGAACTGATGGACACGACCGACGAAAGCGCTGAGACGCTGGAGCTTTATGGGATCAAAGACCCCAATGAATCGAGCTACGCGCGGAACTGTTTGTTGGCCCGGCGGTTGGTCGAACGAGGCGTCCGCTGCATCCAGCTGTATCACACCAACTGGGATCACCACGGCGGGCCGACGGAAAATTTGCAGCAGCATCTGCCCCAAAACTGCAAGGAGATCGATCAAGCCTCGGCCGCGCTGGTCATGGACCTCAAACAACGCGGGCTGTTGGAGGATACGATCGTGATCTGGGGTGGCGAATTTGGCCGGACGCCGATGGGCGAAGTCCGCCAGAACACCGGCCGGAACCATCACATCGATGCCTTCACGATGTGGTTTGCTGGGGGCGGGTTTAAGCCGGGATTGGTCTACGGCGAAACCGACGAATTTGGTTTTGGTCCGATCGAAAACCCCGTGCATGTCCACGACATCCATGCCACACTTTTGCACTTGTTAGGTTTCGATCACCACCGTTTGTCGGTCCGCTTCCAAGGCCTCGACTTCCGCCTGACGGGAGTCGACCCGGCTCGCGTCGTCCACGATCTGCTCGCCTAG
- a CDS encoding lactonase family protein has protein sequence MTHSAPSRRRFLQTSIALAGTLPLAKGLRAAEPAAKERPLMAYVGTFSSPLQDVLPTQVDLPPGNGRGIHTFRVDRATGALTAAGDYPLGTSPSCLVVNAAGTRLYSANETDRVGADKQGTVSAFAIDPADGQLKLLNTVPAGGAGPTYVSIHPTGKFLLVANYFGGSVSVMPILEDGRLGEASDTKVDEGPIGPTKATNAPEGSFAISGHDRTHAHMIEADPSGRFVLHVDLGLDKIYVWKFDAKTGTLHANDPAGVDLPPGDGPRHFYFHPDGRWFYSIQEEGSTIALFDYDSQAGRLTPRQTISTLPPSFTGSNFCSEILVSADGRYVYAGNRLHDSIGIFAISDDGTLSYVGEEWTRGNYPRSFNFDPTGEFLYCCNQRADHVTVFKVDKKTGKLDFTDQYVPVGNPSMITFLDLAKVD, from the coding sequence ATGACGCACTCCGCCCCTTCCCGACGCCGCTTCCTGCAAACATCGATCGCATTGGCGGGGACGCTTCCCTTGGCCAAAGGGCTGCGAGCCGCTGAGCCCGCTGCGAAGGAGCGGCCTTTGATGGCGTACGTCGGCACGTTCAGTTCGCCGTTGCAGGACGTGCTGCCAACGCAAGTCGATCTGCCACCGGGGAACGGTCGAGGAATCCATACGTTTCGCGTCGACCGGGCGACCGGAGCGCTGACGGCTGCGGGAGACTATCCGCTGGGGACCAGTCCCAGTTGTCTGGTCGTCAACGCGGCCGGAACGCGGCTCTATTCGGCCAACGAAACCGATCGTGTGGGAGCGGACAAGCAGGGGACGGTCAGCGCGTTTGCGATCGACCCAGCCGATGGGCAGCTGAAACTCTTGAACACCGTTCCGGCCGGCGGTGCAGGGCCAACCTACGTCAGCATCCATCCCACCGGCAAATTCCTGTTGGTCGCCAATTATTTTGGTGGCTCCGTTTCGGTGATGCCGATCTTGGAAGACGGCCGTTTGGGCGAGGCGAGCGACACGAAAGTCGACGAGGGACCGATCGGTCCAACGAAGGCGACTAACGCGCCGGAGGGGAGCTTCGCGATCAGCGGTCACGACCGGACGCATGCTCATATGATCGAAGCCGATCCATCGGGGCGGTTTGTCCTGCACGTCGACCTCGGTTTGGACAAGATCTACGTCTGGAAGTTCGATGCCAAAACGGGAACCTTGCACGCGAACGATCCCGCCGGTGTCGACTTGCCGCCGGGCGACGGCCCGCGACACTTTTACTTCCATCCCGACGGGCGTTGGTTCTATTCGATTCAGGAGGAAGGATCGACGATCGCTCTGTTCGATTACGATTCCCAAGCGGGGCGGTTAACGCCAAGACAAACGATCTCGACGCTGCCGCCTAGCTTCACCGGCAGCAATTTCTGCTCCGAGATCTTGGTCTCTGCCGACGGACGATACGTCTACGCGGGCAATCGACTGCACGACAGCATTGGAATTTTTGCGATCAGCGACGATGGAACGCTCAGCTACGTTGGCGAAGAGTGGACGCGGGGCAATTATCCACGCAGCTTTAACTTCGACCCGACCGGTGAGTTCTTGTATTGTTGCAACCAGCGAGCCGATCACGTCACTGTCTTCAAGGTCGATAAAAAGACCGGCAAGCTCGACTTCACCGACCAATACGTCCCGGTCGGAAATCCGTCGATGATCACCTTCTTGGACCTTGCCAAAGTCGACTGA
- a CDS encoding AAA family ATPase has protein sequence MESPQALPRWALDLARFLPLKSQFLLSGNVRDRYPWAVADDRYAPLPLTSFLAELLRSRGIAHVLAFDPLNGFSVPLVSGIDIAAEQQFFSDRFDLRWNDNLGSPASVARFFELFPDFVRSEPEPIAVLADFSSRYLVRPDLQTDDEHHWFTASLILSLDVAARPCGPDASTLFNPIVWIADQEGDLPPWFVVGNPRLRPIALPVPDRTTRGLIAKSLIPGIPGARQASEEQIAAAERSLVEQTHGLMLLDMISITELCRNEEVPIDRLDDGVRRFKLGVTENPWAKLDREKIASADSFVARRLKGQDHAVTKMLDIIKRSVIGLSGNEGRSGRPRGVAFLAGPTGTGKTELAKTVTELLFGDESAYIRFDMSEFAAEHSDQRLIGAPPGYVGYDTGGELTNAIREKPFSVVLFDEIEKAHPRILDKFLQVLDDGVLTSGRGERVYFSEAFLIFTSNLGLYRIDERGKRVPNATPADDLPSMQAKVRAEIDRFFKLEIGRPEILNRIGENIVVFDFIRDDVVAEIFDMMLAGICRQVETATGRPIDVEDSARRSLQELCLADLSNGGRGVRNQLEAHFINPLARALFDAPDSPAIIVRRIDHRDGLTTVELA, from the coding sequence ATGGAATCGCCGCAAGCTCTGCCTCGTTGGGCGTTGGATCTCGCTCGCTTTTTGCCGCTGAAGAGCCAGTTTTTGCTGAGCGGTAATGTGCGCGACCGCTACCCCTGGGCGGTCGCCGACGATCGCTACGCGCCGCTGCCGCTGACAAGCTTTCTGGCGGAGTTGTTGCGCAGCCGTGGCATCGCACATGTGTTGGCCTTCGATCCGCTGAACGGTTTCTCCGTTCCTCTGGTCAGCGGAATCGACATCGCGGCGGAACAGCAGTTCTTCAGCGATCGATTCGACCTGCGTTGGAACGACAACCTCGGCTCGCCTGCCAGCGTCGCACGGTTCTTCGAACTGTTTCCCGACTTCGTGCGCAGCGAACCCGAACCGATCGCGGTGCTCGCCGATTTTTCGTCCCGTTATCTGGTGCGCCCCGACTTACAGACCGACGACGAACACCATTGGTTCACCGCCTCGTTGATCCTCAGTTTAGACGTCGCCGCGCGACCCTGCGGTCCCGATGCGAGCACGCTCTTTAATCCAATCGTTTGGATCGCCGATCAGGAAGGCGACCTACCGCCATGGTTTGTCGTCGGCAATCCGCGTCTGCGTCCGATCGCGTTGCCCGTCCCCGATCGGACGACGCGAGGGCTGATCGCAAAGAGTCTGATTCCCGGAATCCCCGGCGCGCGTCAGGCGAGCGAGGAACAGATCGCAGCGGCGGAGCGATCGTTGGTCGAACAGACTCACGGATTGATGCTGTTGGATATGATTTCGATCACCGAACTGTGCCGCAACGAAGAGGTCCCGATCGATCGCCTGGACGATGGCGTGCGTCGTTTCAAACTGGGCGTGACCGAAAATCCTTGGGCCAAGCTGGATCGCGAAAAGATTGCAAGCGCCGACAGCTTTGTCGCACGGCGGTTGAAGGGGCAGGATCACGCGGTCACCAAGATGCTGGACATCATCAAGCGATCGGTGATCGGACTCTCCGGAAACGAAGGCCGATCGGGACGTCCCCGCGGCGTCGCGTTTCTGGCTGGGCCGACCGGAACCGGAAAGACTGAACTGGCGAAGACCGTGACGGAACTGTTGTTCGGCGACGAGAGTGCCTACATCCGCTTTGACATGAGCGAATTTGCGGCGGAACATTCCGACCAACGCTTGATCGGCGCGCCTCCGGGCTACGTCGGCTATGACACCGGCGGGGAACTGACCAATGCAATTCGCGAGAAACCATTCAGCGTGGTGTTGTTCGACGAGATCGAAAAAGCCCACCCGCGGATCCTGGACAAATTCCTGCAAGTCCTCGATGACGGCGTCCTGACATCGGGCCGTGGCGAACGCGTCTACTTCTCCGAAGCGTTCTTGATCTTCACTTCGAACCTCGGCTTGTATCGGATCGATGAACGGGGCAAACGTGTCCCCAACGCAACACCTGCCGACGACCTGCCATCGATGCAAGCGAAGGTGCGAGCGGAGATTGATCGTTTCTTCAAGTTAGAGATCGGTCGTCCGGAAATCTTGAATCGGATCGGCGAAAACATCGTTGTCTTCGACTTCATCCGAGACGATGTCGTGGCGGAGATCTTCGACATGATGTTGGCAGGAATTTGCAGGCAGGTCGAAACCGCGACGGGGCGGCCGATCGATGTCGAAGATTCTGCACGGCGGTCGCTGCAGGAGCTTTGTCTCGCCGACCTTTCCAACGGCGGCCGCGGCGTCCGCAATCAATTGGAAGCCCATTTCATCAACCCGCTGGCGCGCGCGTTGTTCGACGCTCCCGATTCGCCAGCGATCATCGTTCGGCGGATCGATCACCGCGATGGTTTGACAACGGTGGAGCTGGCGTGA
- a CDS encoding 4Fe-4S single cluster domain-containing protein, with amino-acid sequence MTQSISINRIHYPIHSLGFGARVGVWFQGCQIQCPGCISRDTWESGTNAIQLDELTQTLLPWTAAADGLTISGGEPFDQPDAVAALVKWWRTKNKGDVLLFSGYSAELLWDRYPAIVAQLDVLISEPYDAKQPQTQPLRGSDNQRMHLLTPTAAQRYANLDEAPTLDLCFDDDTVWIAGIPKPNAMAEIRRRLTAMGFAAGTSDQLLDGVRG; translated from the coding sequence GTGACGCAATCGATTTCGATCAACCGAATTCATTACCCGATCCATTCATTGGGATTTGGCGCCCGCGTGGGCGTCTGGTTTCAAGGCTGCCAGATTCAGTGCCCAGGATGTATCAGCCGCGATACTTGGGAGTCGGGGACCAACGCAATCCAGCTGGATGAACTGACGCAAACCCTGCTCCCGTGGACGGCCGCCGCCGATGGGCTGACAATTTCCGGTGGTGAACCTTTTGACCAGCCCGACGCCGTCGCGGCGTTGGTGAAATGGTGGCGTACAAAAAACAAGGGCGACGTGTTGCTCTTCTCCGGCTATTCGGCGGAGTTGTTGTGGGATCGGTATCCCGCAATCGTGGCGCAACTGGATGTGTTGATCAGCGAACCCTACGACGCCAAGCAACCGCAGACCCAACCGCTGCGTGGATCGGACAATCAGCGTATGCATTTGCTGACGCCGACCGCGGCGCAGCGGTATGCAAACCTGGACGAAGCCCCAACGCTCGATCTCTGTTTCGATGACGATACGGTTTGGATTGCGGGAATTCCCAAACCCAACGCGATGGCTGAAATTCGTCGACGTCTGACCGCGATGGGCTTTGCTGCGGGGACATCGGATCAACTGTTGGATGGTGTGCGCGGATGA
- a CDS encoding protein kinase domain-containing protein, with protein MSLVKICPKCGHPNDLAEMYCSGEGTTGNGCGFSVATIAATVPNSAGTTHEGPDEDQPQADDRRCVNGHAMFPDDLVCIECGGDVATETAEQQPADDASLIFGARYRVVQTLEQEDATADRYLVESTVGNEATDRKELLLCKHYPLGVDRDEEVQSILRSLNSPRCLRLIDVGDRDHRSFEVYESCPQETLVDLAIESPFDETFCRDLVDQISTALNDLHDTGLLHRDLHPENIGVRTSDPIDLVVSNYNAAAVAELEIHVAPNPRRSQSTDVALHGTGTFCGDQYVCIGLVEPWSAPA; from the coding sequence ATGAGTTTGGTCAAGATCTGCCCTAAATGCGGCCACCCCAATGACCTCGCCGAGATGTATTGCAGTGGCGAGGGAACGACTGGAAACGGCTGCGGGTTTAGTGTCGCCACGATTGCTGCGACAGTTCCCAATTCGGCAGGCACCACGCATGAAGGCCCAGACGAAGATCAGCCCCAAGCTGACGACCGCCGCTGTGTAAACGGACACGCGATGTTCCCGGACGACCTGGTTTGCATCGAGTGCGGTGGCGACGTGGCGACCGAAACCGCCGAGCAACAGCCCGCGGACGACGCGTCGCTCATATTCGGCGCTCGATATCGGGTCGTACAGACGCTTGAACAGGAAGATGCTACAGCGGATCGGTATCTTGTCGAATCGACTGTCGGTAACGAGGCAACGGATCGCAAAGAGCTTCTGCTGTGCAAGCATTACCCGCTGGGAGTCGATCGCGACGAAGAAGTCCAGTCGATCCTACGGTCGCTGAATTCGCCCCGTTGCTTGCGGTTGATCGATGTTGGTGATCGAGATCACCGCAGCTTTGAAGTCTACGAATCCTGTCCTCAGGAAACGCTTGTCGACCTCGCGATCGAAAGCCCTTTCGACGAAACGTTTTGCCGCGACTTGGTCGATCAAATTTCGACGGCGTTGAACGATCTGCATGATACAGGCTTACTGCATCGCGACTTACATCCGGAAAACATCGGGGTGCGAACTTCGGATCCGATCGATCTCGTCGTATCGAACTATAACGCCGCTGCGGTTGCGGAACTGGAAATCCACGTCGCTCCCAATCCACGTCGCTCCCAATCCACGGACGTCGCACTACACGGCACCGGAACGTTTTGCGGGGATCAGTACGTTTGCATCGGATTGGTGGAGCCTTGGAGTGCTCCTGCTTGA